A region of the Myxococcus stipitatus DSM 14675 genome:
TCGGGGTCGCGAGCCTCGGAGGCCGGGGCAGGGGTGGGCGGCGGCGAGGCGGGCTGCGGGATGTTCTGCCGGTTGGAGGGCGAGCTGTTGGGCCCGATGACGCGGTCACCCGGCGCGCCGCTCTCCACGCGCTGACGCTCGCGGACGACGGCCTGGTTCATCTTCGCGAGCGGACCCGGCTTGCGGCTGAAGTCCACCGCCGCGTCGTAGCCCGGGAGCTGTCCGTAGAACTGCTCCACGAACTGCTGCCGCTCCTTCATCTTGCGCTCCAGGATGATGCGGAAGTCCTCGGGGCCGCGGATGATGTACGGGGTCAGGAACAGGAGCAGGTTGGTCTTCGTCTTCTTGCGCGTGGTGTCGCGGAAGAGGTTGCCGATGAGCGGGATGTCGCCGAGCACGGGAATCTTGTTCACGGACTCGATGGTGCGGTCCTGCATGATGCCGCCCAGCACGACGGTCTCCTGGTCCTTGGCGATGACCGTCGTCTTCGCGCTGCGCTTGCTGGTGGTGGGGCCGAGCACCGGGTTGTCGGAGGCAATCTCCTCCGTCTGCTCGGTGATGGCCATGCGGATGTAGTCGCTGTCGTTGATCTGCGGCTTCACCGTCAGCTTCAGCTCCACGTTCTGCCGCTGGATGGGCGCGTACAGCGAGCCCAGGCCGCCCAGCGCGCCGAGAATCGACGGGTTGAGGCCGCCGTTGGCGCCCGCGCCACCGCCCACCTGGGAGCCCAGCGAGGAGGGCGTGAAGCCGGACTGGAAGGGCACGTTCTGGCCCACGGTGATTTCCGCCTCCTCGTTGTCGCTGGTGAGGATGTGCGGCGTGGAGAGCACGTTGACGTCCGCGCTCTGCTGCATCGCGTGGAGCACGATGCCGAAGGCGGGGATGTCCAGGCCCAGCTTCTCCAGCGCCGGAATCACCGGCCCCTGGAGGCCCGCGAGGAAGCCGCCGAACTGCGCCAGGTTGCCCAGGCTCAGCGAGGGAGGCAGGCCTTGGCCGCTGTTGTTCGTGCCAATCAGGCCCGGCGCCGCGCCCCGGTCGGTGTTGAGCGAGAAGCCGCTGTGCATGTTGATGCCGAACTCGGCATCCCGCGTCAGGTTCACTTCCATGATGACGGCCTCGACGAACACCTGGCGGCGGGGCGCGTCGAGCTGCTGGATGACCTGGACGATGTTCTTGTAGTCCGACTGGCTGGCGACGATGACCAGCGAGTTGGTGCCCTTGTCGGCTGAGATCTTCACCTCGCCGCTGAACAGCTCCGCGGCCTGGGTGGAGGTGCCGCGGGGAGCGCCGGGCGGCATGTTGGGCGCGCCGGGCGTGCGCGGGCGGTTGGCGGTGCCCTGGGCCAGCGACTGGAGCGTGCTGGCCAACTCCTCCGCGTTGGCGTTCTCCAGGTAGTAGACGTTGATGCGGCCGCCGGTGCCGGACGGGATGTCGATCTGCGCGACGATGTCCTGGATGCGCGAGAACGCGGCGGGGCTGGCGACGATGATGAGCTTGTTGGTGCGCTCATCCGGGATGATCTGCGACAGCGTCACCGGGCCGCCGGAGCTCTCTCCGCCACCCGGCATGGGCTGGGCCATGACCTCGGGGGTGCCCCCCGCGGGCGGGACACCCTGCACGAACGCGCCAGGGCGCTGACCGGGGCGGGCGCCCTTGGCCTCGAAGATGCGCTGCACCGTGTTGGCCACGTCCTGCGCGGAGGCGTACTGGACCTGGATGACGCGCAGCTCGTCGCTGGCGGCGCGCGTGTCCAGCTGGTCGATGAGGCGCTCCAGGCGGTGGATGTTGGAGCCCACGTCGTTGACGATGATGGTGTCGGGCGGGTACGGAATCGTGTCGCCGTCCTTCGACACCAGCTGCTGCAGCACGCCGCGCAGCGGCTCCACCTCCACGTTGCGGATGCGGAACAGCTTGGTCACCATCTGCTCGTTGGTGGTGTACGGCTCGCCGTCACCGACGATGGTGGGGATGGGGTTCTGCTTCGCCGACCGCTTGTCGACGATCTTCATGAAGCGGCCGTACTGGTAGGTGGCCAGGCCGTTGGCGTCGAGCGCGGCCAGGAAGGCGGAGTAGAACGCGTCCGCGTTCACCTCCACGCGGCCATTCTCCGGGCCGATGATGGAGATCTTCCCGCGCACGTTCTCCGGGAGGATGAACGTGCGGCAGGTGGCGTCCGCCACCGTCTGGACCAGCTTCTCGATTTCGACCTTGTCGAAGTAGATGCCGTAGCGCGC
Encoded here:
- the gspD gene encoding type II secretion system secretin GspD, which produces MKTLPSWMLCLCLALAVPAQAQRRPPPPDNSAPSAPGERTITPQSPTADEANQGARNIPTCEEARRNARYGIYFDKVEIEKLVQTVADATCRTFILPENVRGKISIIGPENGRVEVNADAFYSAFLAALDANGLATYQYGRFMKIVDKRSAKQNPIPTIVGDGEPYTTNEQMVTKLFRIRNVEVEPLRGVLQQLVSKDGDTIPYPPDTIIVNDVGSNIHRLERLIDQLDTRAASDELRVIQVQYASAQDVANTVQRIFEAKGARPGQRPGAFVQGVPPAGGTPEVMAQPMPGGGESSGGPVTLSQIIPDERTNKLIIVASPAAFSRIQDIVAQIDIPSGTGGRINVYYLENANAEELASTLQSLAQGTANRPRTPGAPNMPPGAPRGTSTQAAELFSGEVKISADKGTNSLVIVASQSDYKNIVQVIQQLDAPRRQVFVEAVIMEVNLTRDAEFGINMHSGFSLNTDRGAAPGLIGTNNSGQGLPPSLSLGNLAQFGGFLAGLQGPVIPALEKLGLDIPAFGIVLHAMQQSADVNVLSTPHILTSDNEEAEITVGQNVPFQSGFTPSSLGSQVGGGAGANGGLNPSILGALGGLGSLYAPIQRQNVELKLTVKPQINDSDYIRMAITEQTEEIASDNPVLGPTTSKRSAKTTVIAKDQETVVLGGIMQDRTIESVNKIPVLGDIPLIGNLFRDTTRKKTKTNLLLFLTPYIIRGPEDFRIILERKMKERQQFVEQFYGQLPGYDAAVDFSRKPGPLAKMNQAVVRERQRVESGAPGDRVIGPNSSPSNRQNIPQPASPPPTPAPASEARDPEVREAQPPPTGSEESTPVVPVQPAPEAPASDSTGDASQERLRIQPDTGT